One Candidatus Eisenbacteria bacterium genomic window carries:
- a CDS encoding cobalamin B12-binding domain-containing protein: MAKIRVLVAKAGLDGHDRGAKVVASAMRDAGFEVIYTGLHQTPEMIVQAAVQEDVDAVALSILSGAHMTLFPRVLELMRAAGIGDVLLTGGGIISKEDMAALKSQGVGELFGPGTSTGAIVEYIRGAVEAKRGGKAVAGTKG, translated from the coding sequence GTGGCGAAGATCCGGGTGCTGGTGGCGAAGGCGGGGCTGGACGGCCATGACCGCGGGGCGAAGGTCGTCGCGAGCGCCATGCGCGACGCCGGATTCGAGGTGATCTACACGGGGCTCCACCAGACGCCCGAGATGATCGTGCAGGCCGCGGTCCAGGAGGACGTGGACGCGGTGGCGCTCTCGATCCTGTCCGGGGCGCACATGACGCTCTTCCCGCGAGTGCTCGAGCTGATGCGCGCCGCGGGGATCGGCGACGTGCTCCTGACGGGCGGCGGGATCATCTCGAAGGAGGACATGGCGGCGCTGAAGTCCCAGGGCGTGGGCGAGCTCTTCGGACCCGGCACGTCGACCGGCGCGATCGTCGAGTACATCCGCGGCGCGGTCGAAGCGAAGCGCGGCGGCAAGGCCGTCGCGGGGACGAAGGGGTAA
- a CDS encoding methylmalonyl-CoA mutase family protein, with product MPNTRAESTAVKAAKETLSAGSAGGPAAAPDAAPETKGAGGRLFETLSNIPVKTLYTEADLPADLDAKNANPGEFPYTRGLHPGMYRTRLWTMRQFAGYGSAEHTNERFHYLLGHGMTGLSTAFDMPTLMGYDPDHPMSLGEVGREGVAVSTLEDMEILFQGIPLDQVTTSMTINAPAVVLLAMYIAVAEKRGITPDKLGGTIQADMLKEFIAQKEWICPPRPSVKICVDMIEWCAKHMPKWNSISISGYHIREAGATGVQELAFTIADGIGYVEECVKRGMDVDDFAPRLSFFWDVHNDFFEEIAKFRAGRRIWAHLMKDRFGAKNPRSWQLRTHAQTAGVSLTAQQPLNNVARVAIQALAAVLGGTQSLHTNSMDETLALPTEEAATVALRTQQIIAYESGVVDTPDPLGGSYFVEALTDRVEKEAMAYIRRIDEMGGIITAVERGYPQKEIADSAYKFQQQVERGERVIVGVNRFQTEEEITIPVLQIDPEIERRQIERVRSVRAKRDAAKHAAAIGALRDACMSNQNLVPFVLDAVRANATLGEISDVFREAYGVYREPAVF from the coding sequence ATGCCGAACACGCGAGCTGAGAGCACGGCCGTGAAGGCCGCCAAGGAGACCCTGAGCGCCGGATCGGCCGGGGGACCGGCCGCAGCGCCGGACGCGGCTCCCGAGACCAAAGGTGCCGGCGGCCGCCTCTTCGAGACCCTTTCCAACATCCCGGTGAAGACGCTCTACACCGAGGCCGATCTTCCGGCGGATCTCGACGCGAAGAACGCGAACCCCGGCGAGTTCCCCTACACGCGCGGGCTCCATCCGGGGATGTACCGCACGCGCCTCTGGACCATGCGCCAGTTCGCGGGCTACGGCAGCGCCGAGCACACGAACGAGCGCTTCCATTACCTCCTCGGCCACGGCATGACCGGCCTCTCGACGGCGTTCGACATGCCGACCCTGATGGGCTACGACCCGGACCACCCCATGTCGCTCGGAGAGGTCGGGCGCGAGGGGGTCGCGGTCTCGACGCTCGAGGACATGGAGATCCTGTTCCAGGGCATCCCGCTCGACCAGGTCACGACCTCGATGACGATCAACGCGCCCGCGGTCGTGCTCCTCGCGATGTACATCGCGGTCGCCGAGAAGCGCGGCATCACACCCGACAAGCTGGGCGGCACGATCCAGGCGGACATGCTGAAGGAGTTCATCGCGCAGAAGGAGTGGATCTGCCCGCCGCGGCCCTCGGTGAAGATCTGCGTCGACATGATCGAGTGGTGCGCGAAGCACATGCCCAAGTGGAACTCGATCTCGATCAGCGGCTACCACATCCGCGAGGCCGGCGCGACGGGGGTCCAGGAGCTGGCGTTCACGATCGCGGACGGGATCGGCTACGTCGAGGAGTGCGTGAAGCGCGGCATGGACGTCGACGACTTCGCGCCGCGGCTCAGCTTCTTCTGGGACGTTCACAACGACTTCTTCGAGGAGATCGCGAAGTTCCGCGCGGGGCGGCGCATCTGGGCTCATCTCATGAAGGACCGCTTCGGCGCGAAGAATCCTCGTAGCTGGCAGCTCCGCACGCACGCGCAGACGGCGGGCGTCTCCCTCACGGCGCAGCAGCCCTTGAACAACGTGGCGCGGGTCGCGATCCAGGCGCTCGCGGCGGTGCTCGGCGGCACGCAGTCCCTCCACACGAACTCCATGGACGAGACGCTCGCGCTTCCGACGGAAGAAGCCGCGACCGTGGCGCTCCGCACCCAGCAGATCATCGCGTACGAGTCGGGCGTCGTGGACACGCCCGATCCGCTCGGCGGCTCCTACTTCGTCGAGGCGCTCACGGATCGCGTCGAGAAGGAGGCGATGGCCTACATCCGCCGGATCGACGAGATGGGCGGCATCATCACCGCGGTGGAGCGCGGCTATCCGCAGAAGGAGATCGCGGACTCCGCGTACAAGTTCCAGCAGCAGGTCGAGCGCGGCGAGCGCGTGATCGTGGGCGTGAACCGCTTCCAGACCGAGGAGGAGATCACGATCCCGGTCCTCCAGATCGATCCCGAGATCGAGCGGCGCCAGATCGAGCGCGTCCGTTCGGTGCGCGCGAAGCGCGACGCGGCGAAGCACGCGGCGGCGATCGGCGCGCTCCGGGACGCCTGCATGAGCAACCAGAATCTCGTCCCGTTCGTGCTCGACGCGGTGCGCGCGAACGCCACCCTGGGCGAGATCAGCGACGTGTTCCGCGAGGCGTACGGCGTCTACCGCGAGCCCGCGGTCTTCTAG